A single region of the Halopiger xanaduensis SH-6 genome encodes:
- a CDS encoding DUF7093 family protein, whose protein sequence is MVLRCSLLGHDYGDAEVEREREERGSEVVVTVQEYEECTRCGERHVISENTEVTSLSAGADGDSLPDDPEPTADSDVPSQSDQPAQARADAAAADTDVAAGEDVEFIDADADASDSSDDAAQPAAGAAEADANAAAETDAPADADVDSDQPTDENGEPITDDGEIIEDTLDEAADRDRGRGEWPDTDDVGPPVGADDEPTAWPDDGIGDDHDPAEDDAVVLEHDSTTAGATGSDAGTTVDAGSTGSDAGTTVDAGSTMSDIETTGSDIAGADVGSGAEAEIDAEAATEADSEPDTGIERAGAAPTPAEDTGPDEDGVPTEFYCPRCDFVASDDRASLRAGDICPDCRKGYLGERPRR, encoded by the coding sequence ATGGTCCTGCGATGTTCGCTGCTCGGACACGACTACGGCGACGCCGAAGTCGAACGCGAGCGCGAAGAACGGGGCAGCGAGGTCGTCGTTACCGTCCAGGAGTACGAGGAGTGTACTCGCTGCGGCGAGCGACACGTCATCAGCGAGAACACCGAGGTCACGAGCCTCTCGGCTGGTGCGGACGGCGACTCACTGCCCGACGATCCCGAACCGACAGCCGATTCCGACGTACCGTCTCAGTCCGATCAACCGGCGCAAGCCCGCGCGGACGCTGCTGCCGCCGATACCGACGTCGCAGCCGGCGAGGACGTCGAATTCATCGACGCCGATGCCGACGCGAGCGACAGCAGCGATGACGCTGCACAGCCGGCAGCGGGTGCCGCCGAGGCGGACGCGAACGCGGCCGCCGAAACGGACGCGCCCGCGGACGCTGACGTCGACTCCGACCAGCCCACCGACGAGAACGGCGAGCCGATCACCGACGACGGCGAGATCATCGAAGACACCCTCGACGAGGCGGCCGACCGCGACCGCGGCCGCGGCGAGTGGCCCGACACCGACGACGTCGGTCCGCCGGTCGGTGCCGACGACGAGCCGACCGCGTGGCCCGACGACGGGATCGGCGACGACCACGACCCCGCGGAGGACGACGCGGTCGTCCTCGAGCACGATTCGACGACCGCCGGCGCGACGGGGAGCGACGCCGGAACGACGGTCGACGCCGGCTCGACGGGGAGCGACGCCGGAACGACGGTCGACGCCGGCTCGACGATGAGCGACATCGAGACGACGGGAAGCGACATCGCGGGTGCGGACGTCGGCTCCGGCGCCGAAGCCGAAATCGACGCCGAGGCGGCCACCGAAGCCGATTCCGAACCCGACACCGGTATCGAACGCGCCGGGGCGGCGCCGACGCCCGCCGAGGACACCGGGCCGGACGAGGACGGCGTCCCGACCGAATTCTACTGTCCGCGCTGCGACTTCGTCGCGTCCGACGACCGCGCCTCGCTGCGCGCCGGCGACATCTGTCCCGACTGCCGGAAGGGGTACCTCGGCGAACGGCCCCGCCGATAA
- a CDS encoding DUF6432 family protein, translated as MRAKREFRDREGTEVAVLDELVDRADDGMTVFELRAAVETDIDDLEEALSTLKDDNLIVVEKNAGETVIKPDERVVPDAPADEGDDQSISEWLRDRLPF; from the coding sequence ATGAGAGCAAAGCGGGAGTTCCGCGACCGGGAGGGGACGGAGGTTGCGGTCCTCGACGAACTCGTCGATCGCGCCGACGACGGGATGACCGTGTTCGAGCTTCGAGCGGCCGTCGAGACCGACATCGACGACCTCGAGGAGGCCCTCTCGACGCTGAAGGACGACAATCTGATCGTCGTCGAGAAGAACGCCGGCGAGACGGTGATCAAGCCCGACGAGCGGGTGGTTCCCGACGCGCCGGCGGACGAGGGGGACGACCAATCGATCAGCGAGTGGCTCCGCGATCGACTCCCATTTTGA
- the ygfZ gene encoding CAF17-like 4Fe-4S cluster assembly/insertion protein YgfZ, whose translation MTVIESVHADHGAEFGERDGRTIVEHFGRPERTHRAVRNGVGLLEPAYGVVVVEGEDRLEYVDNVVSNRVPAEDGRGCYALVLDPQGGIEVEMYVYNAGERLLLFTPPTKAEPLVEDWSEKVFIQDVDIRLATDDYAIFGIHGPHATEKIASVLNGAPSPDERYSFVRGTMGDAGVTVIRTDALTGEESYEVVCAADDAESVYDILLTQGLNAAPFGYRTWESLTLEAGSPLFETELEGTIPNVLGLRTALDFEKGCYVGQEVVSRVENQGRPSRRLIGVTLESAADEDDEDATVPESGAAVFDGDASVGEITRAGESPLLEDVIALALVDYDLESDDLTVRVGGEEVPATRTELPFYEGSDQSDRLPVYQ comes from the coding sequence ATGACCGTCATCGAATCCGTCCACGCCGATCACGGGGCCGAGTTCGGCGAGCGGGACGGCCGGACGATCGTCGAACACTTCGGCCGCCCCGAGCGCACCCACCGCGCCGTCCGCAACGGCGTCGGCCTGCTCGAGCCGGCCTACGGCGTCGTGGTCGTCGAGGGCGAGGATCGCCTCGAGTACGTCGACAACGTCGTTTCGAACCGCGTCCCGGCCGAGGACGGGCGGGGCTGTTACGCGCTCGTGCTCGACCCGCAGGGCGGCATCGAGGTCGAGATGTACGTCTACAACGCCGGCGAGCGGCTGCTCCTCTTCACGCCGCCGACGAAGGCCGAGCCGCTGGTCGAGGACTGGTCCGAGAAGGTCTTCATCCAGGACGTCGATATCCGGCTCGCGACCGACGACTACGCGATCTTCGGGATTCACGGCCCGCACGCGACCGAGAAGATCGCCAGCGTGCTCAACGGCGCGCCGTCGCCCGACGAGCGCTACTCGTTCGTCCGCGGGACGATGGGCGACGCCGGCGTCACCGTCATCCGCACCGACGCGCTCACCGGCGAGGAGAGCTACGAGGTCGTCTGTGCGGCCGACGACGCCGAGTCTGTCTACGATATCCTCCTCACACAAGGGCTGAACGCCGCTCCGTTCGGCTACCGGACCTGGGAGTCGCTCACGCTCGAGGCCGGCTCGCCCCTGTTCGAGACCGAACTCGAGGGGACGATTCCGAACGTGCTCGGCCTGCGGACGGCCCTGGACTTCGAGAAGGGCTGTTACGTCGGCCAGGAGGTCGTCTCCCGCGTCGAGAACCAGGGCCGGCCGAGTCGACGGCTGATCGGGGTGACGCTCGAGTCTGCGGCGGATGAGGACGACGAGGACGCAACAGTTCCGGAATCCGGCGCCGCCGTCTTCGACGGCGACGCCTCGGTCGGCGAGATCACCCGCGCCGGCGAGAGCCCGCTGCTCGAGGACGTCATCGCGCTCGCGCTCGTCGACTACGACCTCGAGAGCGACGACCTGACCGTCCGAGTCGGCGGCGAAGAGGTGCCCGCGACCCGGACCGAACTACCGTTCTACGAGGGTTCCGATCAGTCGGACCGGCTGCCGGTGTACCAGTAA
- a CDS encoding DUF5611 family protein, giving the protein MKEYKMRRGEYLEERIPDMETTIEEYFGPITGTEEYKGSDLFVIGEPDNPVFEKIVVGAVEYSGKKDKLGVEFHERDPTELGPDELEAAGEAVDLKNDFLLEATGRDAKARRDSMKRAVEDDPDHDVDT; this is encoded by the coding sequence ATGAAGGAGTACAAGATGCGTCGCGGTGAGTACCTCGAGGAGCGAATCCCCGACATGGAGACGACGATCGAGGAGTACTTCGGCCCCATCACGGGCACCGAGGAGTACAAGGGCAGCGACCTCTTCGTCATCGGAGAGCCCGACAACCCCGTCTTCGAGAAGATCGTCGTCGGCGCCGTCGAATACTCCGGCAAGAAGGACAAGCTCGGCGTCGAGTTCCACGAGCGCGATCCCACCGAACTCGGCCCCGACGAGCTCGAGGCCGCGGGCGAGGCCGTCGACCTCAAAAACGACTTCCTGCTCGAGGCGACCGGGCGCGACGCGAAGGCCCGTCGCGACTCGATGAAGCGGGCCGTCGAAGACGACCCGGATCACGACGTGGACACGTAA